A genomic window from Silene latifolia isolate original U9 population chromosome Y, ASM4854445v1, whole genome shotgun sequence includes:
- the LOC141631510 gene encoding uncharacterized protein LOC141631510 has protein sequence MIAYLEVAKELKLRFAFFNIQQIPRDQNVEADALATLGAAFTPGAVGTIPFIHVMKPITRQNQQQNASKAATTQWIYEVGILYTATPQEDIDDWRKPYISWLHDEVLPPNQKDTRSFKIKSSIFVLIDGILFRKSLAGPYLGCLSIHETQAVMCDIHSGDCGNHTGGRSLSNKTLRQGYFWPTMRKDAIDYVKKGEECQRHAPVSHQPAEHMHPIISPWPFMKWGVDIVGPLPRASRNRTYMLAMTDYFSKWIEAEAFP, from the coding sequence ATGATAGCCTACCTGGAAGTAGCGAAGGAGCTTAAACTCCGCTTTGCCTTCTTCAACATCCAGCAGATACCAAGGGATCAGAATGTTGAAGCGGATGCTCTTGCCACCCTGGGAGCAGCCTTCACTCCAGGGGCAGTGGGTACTATACCATTCATACATGTCATGAAACCTATCACACGTCAGAATCAACAGCAGAACGCCAGTAAGGCTGCAACAACCCAATGGATATACGAAGTAGGGATACTGTATACGGCCACACCCCAGGAAGATATTGATGATTGGCGCAAGCCTTACATTAGTTGGCTACATGATGAGGTATTACCACCTAACCAGAAAGACACCAGGAGCTTCAAAATTAAATCCTCCATATTTGTACTTATTGATGGTATCCTATTTAGGAAGTCCTTGGCAGGACCCTATCTGGGGTGCTTGAGCATACATGAGACACAGGCAGTAATGTGTGATATCCATAGTGGTGATTGTGGAAATCACACAGGGGGtaggagcctgtccaacaagaCACTAAGGCAGGGTTACTTCTGGCCTACGATGAGGAAGGACGCCATAGATTACGTCAAGAAAGGCGAAGAATGCCAAAGGCACGCTCCTGtcagccaccagccagcagaacatATGCATCCGATCATCTCGCCTTGGCCTTTTATGAAATGGGGAGTGGACATTGTGGGACCATTACCCCGTGCTTCTAGAAACAGGACGTACATGCTGGCAATGACGGACTACTTCtctaaatggatagaggcagaagctttCCCTTAG